From a single Bacillus pseudomycoides DSM 12442 genomic region:
- a CDS encoding HAMP domain-containing sensor histidine kinase, which translates to MNKLSLKIGTYFLILALCIETIAFVSCHTSLANMRIEEEKSALLEKGKRYSNFISRRYGPRTFEHAAAMESHSNSDTKLVITDTNGQILSSSDPVTQEMKKQLASKINCTSIDGTLVEKNWKTSKFISTATPIIIHRQIAGYVHMFLDTAFLEKMILRLTRQFIIIGILTLILTTISVFIFSRVITDPLIKMKRATEKMLKLNKPIKLGIKRNDELGSLATTIEELSSELAYMKKERNEFLASVAHELLTPLTYMKGYAKVAKRDSLSKEEREEYLQIIEDETDSVTGLVQDLFDLVQLEQHQFIIKKQKVPLLPFLERMIEKTKTTLAKKQMKIKFYCVDNLDVCMDERRMEQVMLNLLHNAYQHSYEQSIITVHASQNENTFSISVQDEGEGIPQEDIPHIFDRFYRVDKSRTRATGGKGIGLAVAKEIVELHSGSIQVKSKLRIGTEFIIELPIE; encoded by the coding sequence ATGAACAAACTTTCGCTCAAAATTGGTACATATTTCTTAATATTAGCTTTATGTATTGAAACAATTGCCTTTGTATCTTGTCATACAAGTCTGGCGAACATGCGTATCGAGGAAGAAAAATCCGCCCTTTTAGAAAAAGGAAAGCGCTATAGTAACTTTATTTCAAGACGTTATGGGCCACGAACTTTTGAACATGCTGCAGCAATGGAATCACATTCTAATTCAGATACAAAGTTAGTCATAACAGACACTAATGGGCAAATCCTTTCCTCTTCTGATCCGGTAACACAGGAAATGAAAAAGCAACTTGCCTCCAAAATAAACTGTACTTCAATAGATGGAACTTTGGTTGAGAAAAATTGGAAAACATCGAAATTTATTTCAACAGCAACGCCAATTATCATTCATAGACAAATAGCTGGGTATGTACATATGTTTTTAGATACAGCCTTCTTAGAAAAAATGATTCTTCGTTTAACACGTCAATTTATTATTATTGGTATACTAACTCTTATTTTAACAACCATTTCTGTATTTATCTTTTCTCGTGTCATTACCGATCCTCTTATTAAAATGAAACGTGCAACAGAAAAAATGTTAAAGCTGAATAAACCAATTAAATTAGGAATTAAACGCAATGATGAACTCGGTAGTTTAGCAACAACAATTGAAGAATTATCCAGTGAATTAGCCTACATGAAAAAAGAAAGAAATGAATTTCTTGCAAGTGTAGCACACGAACTGCTCACACCACTCACATATATGAAAGGTTATGCGAAAGTTGCTAAAAGAGATTCTTTATCTAAAGAAGAACGTGAAGAATACCTACAAATTATCGAAGATGAAACCGATAGTGTAACAGGACTCGTTCAAGATTTATTCGATCTTGTTCAGCTAGAACAACATCAATTTATTATAAAAAAACAAAAAGTTCCACTCTTGCCTTTTCTAGAGCGCATGATTGAGAAAACAAAAACTACACTTGCTAAAAAACAAATGAAAATTAAGTTCTACTGTGTAGATAACCTCGATGTATGTATGGATGAACGCCGAATGGAACAAGTTATGCTAAATTTATTACACAACGCCTATCAGCATTCTTATGAACAATCAATTATTACTGTACACGCATCACAAAATGAGAATACTTTTTCTATAAGTGTGCAAGATGAAGGAGAAGGTATTCCACAGGAAGATATTCCACATATTTTTGATCGTTTTTATCGAGTTGATAAATCAAGAACTCGAGCTACAGGGGGGAAAGGAATCGGTCTAGCTGTTGCAAAAGAAATTGTTGAATTACACAGCGGCTCCATTCAAGTAAAAAGTAAGTTAAGAATTGGAACTGAATTTATTATTGAATTACCAATTGAATAA
- a CDS encoding response regulator transcription factor, with amino-acid sequence MIKILLVDDEERMLRLLDLFLSPRGYFCMKANSGIEALELIQQKNFDIILLDVMMPNMDGWDTCYQIRQISNVPIIMLTARNQNYDMVKGLTMGADDYITKPFDEQVLVARIEAVLRRTKKDGFISFNGIEWDKTKHTVTVYSEKIPLTPIEFSLLGLFLQNTNRAYSRDDLIEKIWGYQTDIEYRTVDSHIRNIRDKLRKKDFPVEKYLETIYKVGYKWKSE; translated from the coding sequence ATGATTAAAATCTTATTAGTAGACGATGAAGAACGCATGTTGCGATTGTTAGATTTATTTTTGAGCCCACGTGGTTATTTTTGTATGAAAGCCAATTCAGGTATAGAAGCTCTTGAACTAATTCAACAAAAGAACTTCGATATCATTTTGTTAGATGTGATGATGCCCAATATGGATGGATGGGATACATGTTATCAAATCCGTCAAATCAGCAATGTTCCAATCATAATGTTAACAGCTCGTAATCAAAACTACGATATGGTAAAAGGACTTACAATGGGAGCCGATGATTATATTACAAAACCTTTTGACGAACAAGTACTAGTTGCACGAATTGAAGCTGTACTGCGCCGAACAAAAAAGGATGGTTTTATAAGCTTCAATGGCATTGAATGGGATAAAACAAAACATACTGTTACTGTTTACAGCGAGAAAATTCCCCTTACACCTATCGAGTTTTCATTACTAGGACTGTTTTTACAAAATACAAACCGAGCTTATAGCCGTGATGATTTAATTGAAAAAATATGGGGTTATCAAACAGATATTGAATATCGTACTGTTGACTCACATATTCGCAATATCCGTGATAAATTACGAAAAAAAGACTTTCCTGTTGAAAAATACTTAGAGACTATCTATAAAGTGGGATATAAGTGGAAAAGCGAATGA
- a CDS encoding GNAT family N-acetyltransferase, producing MEIRLLTKEDAKIYLKVCMEGLTQNPEAFSSSYEDVLKHEDPIAAMAKRLDNPNKYTIGVFKDNDLIGIATLETKSFIKQEHKAKIGSVYVSPKARGLGAGRALIKAIIENAYKLHVEQLMLDVVMGNEAAKKLYESLGFQTYGVQERALKHNGQYWDEEHMVLFLND from the coding sequence ATGGAAATTCGTTTATTAACAAAAGAGGATGCAAAAATTTATTTAAAAGTGTGTATGGAAGGATTAACACAAAATCCGGAAGCCTTTAGTTCCTCTTATGAAGATGTATTAAAACATGAGGATCCTATTGCTGCAATGGCAAAACGGTTAGATAACCCTAATAAATATACAATTGGTGTCTTTAAAGATAATGATTTAATTGGAATTGCTACATTAGAAACAAAGTCATTTATTAAACAAGAACATAAAGCAAAAATCGGCTCTGTTTATGTCTCTCCAAAAGCTCGTGGTCTTGGAGCTGGACGTGCATTAATAAAAGCTATTATTGAAAATGCATATAAACTACATGTTGAACAGCTCATGCTTGATGTTGTTATGGGAAATGAAGCTGCGAAAAAATTATACGAATCGCTTGGCTTCCAAACGTATGGCGTACAAGAACGTGCCTTAAAGCACAATGGACAGTATTGGGATGAAGAACATATGGTTTTATTTTTAAATGACTAA